From the genome of Bacteroidota bacterium:
GGATCAAAACCATGTTCCTAATTGTCAAAATATTGCGCTTCTTCGGTTTTGAAAATTTCGATCACTTCTTTTGGTGTTTTTGCATCCAATAATTTTTTTCGGAAATCTTCCTTGTTCATTAAACGGGAGATTCGGCTGAGCAGTTTAATGTGCGGTCCAACCATACTGTCTTTGCCGATCAAGAGGAAAATTAAATGGACTGGCTGTTCATCCAGCGATTCGTAATCGATAGCTTCTTCGGTGATGGCGAACGCTGCGACGATATCCAGCACAGCGTCACATTTTCCATGGGGAATTGCGAATCCGTTTCCGACGCCGGTGGACATGATTTTTTCGCGTTCAAAAATAGCTTCGCGTACTTTTTCAATGTCCGTGATCCTGTTCGAATGATTGACAATCGCAATCATTTCATTAATGATCTCGTCTTTGGATTTGCCTTTTAGTTTAACTCGTACGACTGATTCATCTAAAATATCACTGATCTTCATTTTCTGATAATCTCCAAACTGTCAAATCGGGTAACGTTGTCAAAGTTCATTCAATATACGGTTTTTGCCGTGCAAATGGAAACAATTATTCAATCCCGGGTATCGCGCCATTCCACAATCTTCTCTTCGTATTGCGAAACGAGGATTTCGGCAATTTCTTTATCCGCAGATTCAGCGTGAACATGGAACGACGGTAATGCTCTGTCCGGCCACATCAACACAGAAGTGGAAGCTTTTTGATCGAGCACCAACTTTACACCATCAAGCAGAATGCGATGCTGTTGATTGTCGGTATCTTTCATCAGATAGCGCATTACTCTTCCTTTTTTATCCCATGGAACGTGAATTACTTTCTTATTCATATGAAGTTTCGGCACTTGTTTGTCCAACTGACCAAAACGAGTGTTTGCAAGTGCGAGCATCTCCATAATCTTTGCAACGGAATACATTCCATCACTGGCAAAAAGGAAATCGGTGAAAATGAATCCTCCCTTTGTGCCGCCGACGAATTTAATATCTTCTTTGGTCGCTGCTTCCATCAATGACAAATGACTATCGCGTGTCTTCACAACTTGCACGCCCATATGTTCAGCGATCAGATCAATCTCAGCTGATGCGGTGATCGGAACAGCAATTTTTTTCACATCAGGATAAACGGTGAGGAAGAGATGTGTCACAAGTGTAAGCAGCCGATCAGTCTCAACAAATTTCCCATTCTCATCAACAACCAAACAACGCTCAGCGCCGGCATCCAAAATGAAACCGACATCATATCCAAGAGAGGTGACAATGTGGGAAAGCTGACTGACACTATGCTCAAATTCTTCAGCGCTCCGGGTGATTTTTTTTGCATCCAAATAGGCATTTTGTGAAAGCACCTGTGCATTGAACGAACCAAGGATGTTTGGGAAAATGGAGGAGGCGATGCCGCTGGAATAATCGATCACTAATTTGAATTTCGACTGTGTGATTGCATCCACATTAATGGTAGAAAGGAAGTTTTGAATATAACTTTCCTGTGCACGTTCCGGGAATGAGACTGCACCGACTTCATCTTGTTTTGCTCTTGGAAAATCTTCACCGAAGAATAACCGTTCAAGGGATTTTGTCTTACTCGTCGGAAGATCTTTTCCTTTCCCGTCAAAAAAAATAATATCGGTCAGGTTTTTATCGACCGGTGATTTCCGGACATGAATACCACCGGCGTGTTTTCCGCTTCGTAACTCTTGTCTCAATATTGGAATTGAAACGGCGCGAAGGTCTCCCGCATCTACACCGGCGGACATCAATCCGCACATGATTGCACGGTTCATCATTCGTGAAACGTTGTCGGAATCCCGACTCATCAAAATGGTTTTTCCTTTTCCCGCCAATGCACCGAATGATGCACCAATCTTGGCGCCGAATTCAGGATTCATCTCTATATTAGACAGTCCGGTAATCCGCGCATCAGTGAAAAGATCTTTCAGCCATTTATCTTCCCACACTAATGAACGGGTGAGAATTGCACCGTCTTCCACCTCTTTTTCTGGCCACAATTTAATATTTGGTGCCAGCTTGCTTTCCTTGCCGATCACGCATTTATCGGAGATATAAACATTATCGCTGATAATTGCATAGTCGCCGATCTTACACCATTTTGCGACAACGCAGGATGTTAATTCCGCACCTTTGCCAACCTTCGTGTCGGACCAAATGACGGAGTTGCGAATTATTGTGCCATCTTCAATAACGCAATCATTGCCGATAACTGATTTAATGATCTTTACGTTTTTCCCGATCTTGCAATTCTTGCCGATCAATACTTTTCCTTGAAGATTGTCGACTGAAGTTTCGATCGTCGAATTCGATCCGACAAAAGCGCTGCCGACAATATTTCCTTCGTGATGCAGTCTCACGCCGTCGTCCAATGCATCAAGATGTGCTTCCTGATATTCATTCAGGTTGCCAACATCGCGCCAATATCCTTCCGCAATGAAGCCATACAATCCCATATCCTGTTCAAGCATTGCCGGGAAAAGATTCTTGCTGAAATCGAATTCTTTTTGATAGGGAATAAGTTTGAGTACCTCAGGTTCGATGATGTAGATACCAGTGTTAATGGTATCGCTGAACACTTCGCCCCATGACGGCTTTTCAAGAAAACGGGTAATCTTTCCGCTGCTGTCCGTAATGACAACACCGAAGGCGAGTGGATTTGTTGCGCGGGTAAGAACGAGTGTTGCCTTAGCCTTTTTCTTTTCATGAAATTCAATTGCTTTTGTGAGATCGAAATCAGTAAGAACATCTCCGCTGATGATGATGAACCGTTCATCCAAAAAATCTGCCGCGTTGCGCACGCTCCCGGCAGTTCCGTAATCGGCTTCCGCTTTTCGGTACTGCATTTTAATTCCAAATTTCGAACCATCGCCAAAGTGTCCGGTGATGATATCCGGCTGGTAAAACAATGTCGAAACAATTTCTGTGATTCCGTGCTGTTTCAACAGATCGACGATATGTTGCATCATCGGTTTGTTCATCATCGGAACCATCGGTTTTGGAATATTACATGTAAGAGGACGGAGACGTGTGCCGAAACCGCCAGACATTATTACAGCTTTCATAGGAATACTCGGTTGGTCAATAAAGAGGTTTTCTGATTTAGTGTAGCTAAAAATTGAAATTGGCGCAACACCTTTTTTGTAAAATAACATCAACGAAACATTTCATTGATTAACAATATGTAATGAATTCTTCATTGACTTTAGAGTGAATTATGGGTAAATTCAGCAAGTTTTTTGCGGTTTCTCAACGTTCAAGGACTCATTAATGCCGGAAAATCAGCGGGAACTTGTCCATTCTAATAAGATTCAACAACTATTAGAAGAGATAATTCTTGTCGGTGTTGGAGTCCTTCTCGTATTTTTGGGAGTGTTCAGCTCGGTGCTGGCGACCAATATTGTTTCCGTTGGGATCGGCGTTTTCCTTTTCTACACTTCGTATAATTCATACCGTATCAAATTCGGGAAAACAAAACCAGAGGAGTTTGAGGAAGAAGATTTTGAGGATGAAAATAGCGAAGTATTTGAAAATGAACGCGAGCCGATATTAGATTTACGTTCACTTCCATCAAAAAAGATAGAACGTCCGGGTTTACAAGAGAGTAAGAGTGAACAGGGAATTAGGATGCGCCAGCCGGAGCGGACCGCTGTTAATTTTACTGCGACAGATTTTTTCGAGGAGAAACAAACATCATCAATGAGTCAGGCAGAACCGCAGAGCGAATTTAATAATTTACTTTTAAAAGCTTTACAGATCGTTAAAGAAGTCAGCTTTGCCCACACCGTTACTTTTTTTTGGGTAAAGGCTGAAACTCGGCAGCTTGTTGTAGAAGGGAAGATCACAGATTCTTCAGCATTCACACATGAACGGAAACTTCCGCTTGGTGTGGATGTGGTGAGCATGATCGGCGTGAATGGAGAACCGCAGTTAGTGAACAACATTCTTCCGGAAACCGAACGTGACATCCTCTGCTATTATAAGAATCTGCAGGATATAAAATCATTTATCGGCGTTCCGGTTTTTTATGCGGGAGAGGCATCATCGCAACCGATTGGCGTGCTGACAGTTGATAGTAAAGCACCCGACGCGTATGGCGAAGAAACATTTGCGATGCTGTCGCATGTTTCCAAACTGATCTCGTCGATGCTTATTAGCTATACAGAAAAGTACGATCTTTTTGCCGATGTGAAGTTAATTGAAGCTGATACAAAATTGAAACGCCGGATTTCCGATCATCCTTCAATCAATGTCGTGATGAATTCGCTGACGGAAGAATTAGAGAATATTGTGTCGTGGGAATCGATCAGCGTGGTTTTATATGATGAAGGGCAGAGGACGTGGGGAATCGCTTCAACGCGAGTGCGTGGGAATGATCGATTCGTTTCACCAAAACAGCCGATTGATTTTGAAAACAGCATTGTCGGACATTCCATTAGATCCAACAGTCTGCAGACGGTAAATCTGGCGCAGAATTCCAAGATGATCTTCAATGAACACGAACGATCATCAGATGTATTGAAACATGGTATGTTAGTGGTTGCTCCGTTCTCGTCCGGCGGGAAATGCTTTGGTGCCGTTGTTGTTTCTGATAGAGATGCGAATGCTTATTCCAAAAAAGATATTGCGGCAATCCAGTTCCTCTCTTCAACCGTTGCACCGGAATTTGAGATTACGGAATTAAACACCATTCTCAGTGAGCACATTGCCATTGATGAGTTGACGGGAACAATGTCAAAGAAGTATTTCTCCTTACGGTTAAGTGAGGAATTGTTCCGTTCAACAGAACGGGAAGAAGATTTAAGTTTAGTTTTTGTTACGTTGTATAATATCGCCGATATTCAACAACGGTATGACAGTGATGGAACCGATGCTGCGTTAATACATGTTGCTCGGCACTTGCGTGCAAGCGTTCGTCCATATGATGTTGTTGCGCGTTATGATACCTCAACCTTTGCTGTGATTCTTGTGGATACCATTGCCAACGACGCGTTTTTGTGGGCTGAAAAACTGCGTATGGCTATCGCGGGAAGCATCGTGACAATCGGCAGAAAGAGTTTTTCCATTTCTGTTACCATTGGTGTCAGCGGAGCATCGTCCAAAATGACCGGTGATGAATTGGTGAAGAATGTTTCTCATGTGCTCGATCTGGCAAAAAAAGCGGGTGGAAATATCGTAAGAGTATTCTGATGAAGAAAAACGGTAAAGTAATTTGTATTGTTCTTGACGGCGTCGGTATTGGTGCTGCTCCCGATGCACATCTATATCACGACGAAGCGGCGAACACATTGTGCAACACTGCGTCCGTTACAGGCGGTTTACATCTGCCGAATCTTGCAGCACTTGGACTCGGAAATATCGCGGAGATCACCGGCGTTCCGAAAAATTCCAATGCGACGGGAAACTTTGGGAAGATGCGTGAGGTTTCTAAAGGGAAGGATAGTACCACCGGACATTGGGAATTTTCCGGTATCATTTTAGAAAAAGATTTTCCGTATTATCCGAACGGCTTCCCCAAGGATGTGGTTGATAAATTTTGTGCGTTGACCGGCTGCAAAGGAGTGCTTGGCAACAAAGCTGCTTCCGGCACGGTGATCCTTGACGAACTCGGGATCGAACATGAGAAGACCGGATTTCCGATTATCTATACGTCGGCAGATTCTGTATTTCAGATAGCTGCTAACGAGCAGGTGATTCCATTAGAACGATTGTACGAACTCTGCACTATTGCACGAAATGAAGTGTTGGTCGGTCCGCATGCAGTTGGAAGAGTGATCGCGCGGCCGTTTACGGGATCAAACGGAAATTATAAACGGACAACGAATCGTCGCGATTTTTCTTTGTTTCCGCCGAGTACAACCATGCTCGACATTTTATTTGAACAGAAAATTCCAACGGTTGCTATTGGAAAAATTGATGATCTGTTTGCCGGAAAAAGTTTAAGTGAAAAGATTCACACAAAATCCAACAGCGAAGGTATTGAAGAGACGATCAGCTGGGCGAAAAAGACTCCGATTGGTTTTGTCTTTACGAACCTTGTCGATTTTGATGCATTGTTCGGACATAGACAAGATCCGAAAGGAATGAAAGAAGCGCTGGAATATTTTGATGTTCAACTTCCACGTATTCTTGAAATATTAAATAGTGATGATCTGTTGATCATCACCGCGGATCACGGAAATGATCCGACTGATAACAGCACCGATCATTCGCGTGAATATGTTCCATTGATTGTCTATTCTCCAAACGGAAAGAACAATATCAATCTCGGCATTCGTCAGACTTTTGCCGATCTTGGTAAATCTGTTGTTGAATATTTTGGTTTTGAAAAGAATGTTTTGAAGGGAACAAGTTTCCTGGATAAGGTCATGTAAGATGTGCGATTTTCCAAATCTAAAAGATTTGGAAAATTGTAGTATGAATATGGAAAAACCAAAACACAGTGTTCAGTTTCAGACAGAAGTAGATGGGAACGGGAACGTATCGTTTTCAAAGCAGGTGTTCGAACTTCAATTGAAGCCGGGATCGAAAGTGACAGTGAATATTTTCGGAGGTGTTATCTCCGATCAATTGACGAAGCTGAAGGTCACGGAAGAAGAGATTGAAACAATCGGTAAAATGCAATACGAAGATCGTGAACATGTAATGTCCTTCTTATCATCACAAGGAATTCTGAGCAAAAATAAGCGTTTTTCGGGGCGAATACGGCGGATGTTAACGTGATCGTGAAGAAAATTGTTGTAGATTCAAGTATTATTGCGGATCATCTGACAACTACGAAGGTTGAATCGTATCTGCGGAAATTGTCGAAACAGTACTTTTGCTATACGACGGTGTTCAACGCTATAGAACTTTTTGCCAGTGCAAAGAGTCTAAAAGAGACAGAAGCGATACAAGATGCGATGGATGCTTTGAAAGTGCTCGGAATAAATCCAAAAAGTGCAAAGAATATCGCATCAGTTGTTTCGTCCAATAAGAAGAACAGTTTTGCTGCGTTGATTGCTGGCATTTGTGTTGAAAGTAAGTTACCAATCGTGACGATGAACGCCAAAAGGTTTTCCGGAATAAAGAAGTTGGAAATTATTCGTGTGCGTGAACTTTTTAGGTGATCATGAGTATGATGGTTCTTCAATCGATCATTACTTGTCCGGAATGCGGATTTCAAAAAGAAGAAACAATGCCGATCAGTGCATGTCAATTTTTTTATGAATGTACACAGTGTAAATCAGTTCTGAAACCGAAAGCAGGGGATTGCTGTATATTTTGCAGCTACGGGACAGAAATCTGTCCGCCGAAACAAGAAGCAAAAGAATGTTGTTAAGATGTTAGTCGTATCCATGAATTCTATCAGTAAGGTGAAGCGTTAATGGTAAAAATTACAAAACAATACACGAATAGAGAGAGCCAATCGCTCGACAAGTATCTTCAAGAGATCGGTAAAGTCGATTTGCTAACTCCCGATCAAGAAATCCAATATGCAAAGGATATTAAAAAGGGAGGAGCCAACGGACAAAAGTCGTTGGAGAAATTGACGAAAGCGAATCTTCGCTTTGTGGTGAGCGTTGCGAAACAATATCAGAATCAAGGATTGTCACTCGGCGATTTAATCAACGAAGGAAATCTTGGACTGATTAAAGCAGCAAAACGTTTCGATGAGACCCGTGGATTTAAATTCATTTCCTATGCGGTGTGGTGGATTCGTCAATCGATTCTTCAAGCGCTTGCAGAACAATCCCGTATCGTTCGTTTGCCATTGAACAGAGTCGGTGCATTGAACAAGATCGGTAAAGCGTTCAGTCAATTAGAACAGGAATTCGAACGCGAACCAAGTGCCAGCGAACTTGCAGAAGAACTCGATATGTCCGTGTTTGAAGTTGCCGATACATTAAAAATTTCAGGACGTCATCTCTCCGTTGACGCTCCATTTGCACAGGGAGAAGATAACCGACTGCTTGATGTTATTCAAGACGAGCGTCAGCCTGCGCCTGACTCTATCTTAATGGATGAATCACTAAAGGAAGAAGTGAAACGTGCACTGGCGACATTAAGCGAGCGTGAATCCGAAGTGATCCGTCTTTATTTCGGTCTGCACAAAGAACACTCGTTAACACTCGAAGAAATCGGCGAAAAATTCAATCTCACTCGCGAACGGGTCCGTCAGATTAAAGAAAAAGCAATTCGTCGACTGCGACATGCATCGCGAAGTAAAAATCTGCGCTCGTATCTTGGATAATCCACATTTAATCAAATATATTTTTAGAAACCCCTTCAAAGACTTTGAAGGGGTTTTTTATTCGTGCCTAAAATAAAAATTAACCATTGAAATTCCGTCTATTTCGATGGTTTTATTTTAAAAACCACGTATTTACGTGATTGCGGAATAAAGTAATAATCCTTATCTATAAACCTTTTTACCTATCAATACAGCTACCTACCAGTAGAACAATAATAATTTGACAATTTTGGTCATCAAAAGTAGATTAGAGGAGTCTAAAATCAGATAAATTTCTCCTTTTTCTCACCCTCGAAAATTGCATAAAATGAATACTGTATTTTTAATGAAACAAGGAAATGTATGTGTTTTGTTACTGTTCATTCTGTAACAAAAAGTTATCAAGAAATATCTCAAGCATATCAGGGTTCAAAAGTATTCACTCAACATATTAGAATAAGACTAGTAAAATCCAAAGATACACTAACATTTGAAACGAAGGGGAGAAGTGAGATAAAGGACTTATCTAAAGACTATGAAAAGTCTATGTATGTAAATCATAATAGTCTAACATATAACAATGTCATTGAAGAATTGCAAAAAGAGGGATTAAAATTAACAGTGGAACAATACGGTGAAAATTATTTCGTTCAATTAATATATCCTGAAAAGGAAAACAAACAATAAGGGTAACATTATGATCCACAACTTCAAAACAAACTTGACGGTAGTAAATATTATTCTCGTTGTGTCTTATGTATTTCTTGGTTTATTTGCTGATGACTGCTGTCCGCCAGAGACAGGAGAAATTAATGGGACAGTAACAAGTAATGGTCAAGCTGTCTCTGGTGCTACTGTTTCTTCTAATCCACCTATTGGAAATGGCGCTGCTGTTACAGATCCCAACGGGATGTTTAATTTTAAGGATGTTCCAGAAAATAAAAGCTATACGCTCACTGCCTCGAAGGATGGATATGAGAATGGAACGGCTTCAGTTTTTGTCGCGAAGAAACAGTTAGTAACGCCCACAATCACTATGGTACAAAAATTACCGGTCTTGCAGATTGTCAATTCAAGTGAAGATTTTGGTTCAAGTAATACAGTATTAAACTTCACTCTTAAAAATCAATCCGGATTTGGAACATTGACGGTAACCTCTATTGGAATAAGTTACCCCGCCAACACTCCAGCTTGGTTGATATTCGATCGGTCAGCAAATATTACAGTTGCCAATGGAACAACAGGAACAACAGTTGCTGCAACCGCAGATAGAAACGCACTGACAACGTCCGGGAATTATCAGGCAACAGTAACATTCAATTCTAATGGGGGCAATATTAGCTTAGTTGTGTCTATTGCAAAGCCTGGATTAACTTCTCAGATTCTCGTAACTCCAGCCGACACATTAAAATTTGGATCAGGAGCAACATCCCTACCGCTTACAGTAAAAAATGTTGGGCCATTAGGAACGACATTGCAATGGGACATTGTTTCCGATCATCCAACGACATGGTTACCAGTTAGTTCGATCGTACGAGATAATATTGAAGGCCAAGGGCAGCGAGTTATAAATATCATAGTTGATAGATCTAACATAGCAGAAGGATTGCATCCCGGAACTTTGATATTTAAAAATTTAACAAGTTCGACAAATACACAAACAATTCCTGTGTCAATGCTGGTTGTGAAAACAAACGGGGAAATCAAAGGAACAATTAAAGATCAATCATCCAATGGCATTATTGGCGCGACAGTCACCGCCGTCCCCGGAAATTATTCTGCAACAAGTACGACTGGAGGATTGTACACTCTAAATGTTCAAACAGGTTCTACATATACAATTACAGCTTCCAAATCTCCTGAATTTGTTGATAGCTCAATTACTTCTGTTGTAGTCGGTTCTACTTCGGCAAATATTGTGTTGAGAAGAAACTTTGGATCGATCTCAGGTACAGTTGTCGATTCCGCAAATGAATTGGCAAAACTACAAGGGGTTGCAGTAATTGCCAAAGGAAAGATTGATAATGTACAGTATTCAGCGAATCCTGCAACGACAGATGCAAATGGAGTATATTTCATTTCCAATCTTCCAGCGACTCAGAATTATGATGTCACAGCGAGCGTTGCAGCATATTATCCTAAAACGGTATCGAATATTACAATTGGGCAGACTTCTCTGATGATTTCTTTAGGAAAAATAACTGGGTCCATATCTGGAACTGTAACAGATTCTACAAGTGGATTGAAAGTGGGAGGTGTAAATATAAGTGTTGATGGGACGTCATTGTCTACGGTTACATCCAACGATGGTTCTTATACACTTTCAAATATTCCTCTTGGTACCTACAAAATTGTTGCATCGAAGAATAATTATTTTATTGGAACAACTACAAAAGATACGTCAGGTGTCACAATTACTAGTAGTGCTAAAACTGTTAATTTTACATTAGTTGGTAAACTACCTACTGACGGAATGATTTTGTTCTATCCATTCAATGGAAATTTAAAAGATAGATCTGGATATGGTCTTGATGCAACTGGTAGCGGTATAACAGTAAATGGAAGTGATCGTTTTGGAGGATTAGGTAATGGAGCATATTTTGATGGCTCATCAAATTTCATGTTTAGAAATGATACTTCGACACTGCATACACCTACAGCTCTTTCGATTGCACTCTGGATCAAATTTGATAAGGAACCAGTTGCCGGTACAAATTTTTCA
Proteins encoded in this window:
- a CDS encoding PTS sugar transporter subunit IIA: MKISDILDESVVRVKLKGKSKDEIINEMIAIVNHSNRITDIEKVREAIFEREKIMSTGVGNGFAIPHGKCDAVLDIVAAFAITEEAIDYESLDEQPVHLIFLLIGKDSMVGPHIKLLSRISRLMNKEDFRKKLLDAKTPKEVIEIFKTEEAQYFDN
- a CDS encoding sugar phosphate nucleotidyltransferase produces the protein MKAVIMSGGFGTRLRPLTCNIPKPMVPMMNKPMMQHIVDLLKQHGITEIVSTLFYQPDIITGHFGDGSKFGIKMQYRKAEADYGTAGSVRNAADFLDERFIIISGDVLTDFDLTKAIEFHEKKKAKATLVLTRATNPLAFGVVITDSSGKITRFLEKPSWGEVFSDTINTGIYIIEPEVLKLIPYQKEFDFSKNLFPAMLEQDMGLYGFIAEGYWRDVGNLNEYQEAHLDALDDGVRLHHEGNIVGSAFVGSNSTIETSVDNLQGKVLIGKNCKIGKNVKIIKSVIGNDCVIEDGTIIRNSVIWSDTKVGKGAELTSCVVAKWCKIGDYAIISDNVYISDKCVIGKESKLAPNIKLWPEKEVEDGAILTRSLVWEDKWLKDLFTDARITGLSNIEMNPEFGAKIGASFGALAGKGKTILMSRDSDNVSRMMNRAIMCGLMSAGVDAGDLRAVSIPILRQELRSGKHAGGIHVRKSPVDKNLTDIIFFDGKGKDLPTSKTKSLERLFFGEDFPRAKQDEVGAVSFPERAQESYIQNFLSTINVDAITQSKFKLVIDYSSGIASSIFPNILGSFNAQVLSQNAYLDAKKITRSAEEFEHSVSQLSHIVTSLGYDVGFILDAGAERCLVVDENGKFVETDRLLTLVTHLFLTVYPDVKKIAVPITASAEIDLIAEHMGVQVVKTRDSHLSLMEAATKEDIKFVGGTKGGFIFTDFLFASDGMYSVAKIMEMLALANTRFGQLDKQVPKLHMNKKVIHVPWDKKGRVMRYLMKDTDNQQHRILLDGVKLVLDQKASTSVLMWPDRALPSFHVHAESADKEIAEILVSQYEEKIVEWRDTRD
- a CDS encoding diguanylate cyclase, which produces MPENQRELVHSNKIQQLLEEIILVGVGVLLVFLGVFSSVLATNIVSVGIGVFLFYTSYNSYRIKFGKTKPEEFEEEDFEDENSEVFENEREPILDLRSLPSKKIERPGLQESKSEQGIRMRQPERTAVNFTATDFFEEKQTSSMSQAEPQSEFNNLLLKALQIVKEVSFAHTVTFFWVKAETRQLVVEGKITDSSAFTHERKLPLGVDVVSMIGVNGEPQLVNNILPETERDILCYYKNLQDIKSFIGVPVFYAGEASSQPIGVLTVDSKAPDAYGEETFAMLSHVSKLISSMLISYTEKYDLFADVKLIEADTKLKRRISDHPSINVVMNSLTEELENIVSWESISVVLYDEGQRTWGIASTRVRGNDRFVSPKQPIDFENSIVGHSIRSNSLQTVNLAQNSKMIFNEHERSSDVLKHGMLVVAPFSSGGKCFGAVVVSDRDANAYSKKDIAAIQFLSSTVAPEFEITELNTILSEHIAIDELTGTMSKKYFSLRLSEELFRSTEREEDLSLVFVTLYNIADIQQRYDSDGTDAALIHVARHLRASVRPYDVVARYDTSTFAVILVDTIANDAFLWAEKLRMAIAGSIVTIGRKSFSISVTIGVSGASSKMTGDELVKNVSHVLDLAKKAGGNIVRVF
- a CDS encoding phosphopentomutase encodes the protein MKKNGKVICIVLDGVGIGAAPDAHLYHDEAANTLCNTASVTGGLHLPNLAALGLGNIAEITGVPKNSNATGNFGKMREVSKGKDSTTGHWEFSGIILEKDFPYYPNGFPKDVVDKFCALTGCKGVLGNKAASGTVILDELGIEHEKTGFPIIYTSADSVFQIAANEQVIPLERLYELCTIARNEVLVGPHAVGRVIARPFTGSNGNYKRTTNRRDFSLFPPSTTMLDILFEQKIPTVAIGKIDDLFAGKSLSEKIHTKSNSEGIEETISWAKKTPIGFVFTNLVDFDALFGHRQDPKGMKEALEYFDVQLPRILEILNSDDLLIITADHGNDPTDNSTDHSREYVPLIVYSPNGKNNINLGIRQTFADLGKSVVEYFGFEKNVLKGTSFLDKVM
- a CDS encoding PIN domain-containing protein, translating into MKKIVVDSSIIADHLTTTKVESYLRKLSKQYFCYTTVFNAIELFASAKSLKETEAIQDAMDALKVLGINPKSAKNIASVVSSNKKNSFAALIAGICVESKLPIVTMNAKRFSGIKKLEIIRVRELFR
- a CDS encoding GDCCVxC domain-containing (seleno)protein, whose protein sequence is MSMMVLQSIITCPECGFQKEETMPISACQFFYECTQCKSVLKPKAGDCCIFCSYGTEICPPKQEAKECC
- a CDS encoding RNA polymerase sigma factor RpoD/SigA produces the protein MVKITKQYTNRESQSLDKYLQEIGKVDLLTPDQEIQYAKDIKKGGANGQKSLEKLTKANLRFVVSVAKQYQNQGLSLGDLINEGNLGLIKAAKRFDETRGFKFISYAVWWIRQSILQALAEQSRIVRLPLNRVGALNKIGKAFSQLEQEFEREPSASELAEELDMSVFEVADTLKISGRHLSVDAPFAQGEDNRLLDVIQDERQPAPDSILMDESLKEEVKRALATLSERESEVIRLYFGLHKEHSLTLEEIGEKFNLTRERVRQIKEKAIRRLRHASRSKNLRSYLG
- a CDS encoding carboxypeptidase regulatory-like domain-containing protein; translation: MIHNFKTNLTVVNIILVVSYVFLGLFADDCCPPETGEINGTVTSNGQAVSGATVSSNPPIGNGAAVTDPNGMFNFKDVPENKSYTLTASKDGYENGTASVFVAKKQLVTPTITMVQKLPVLQIVNSSEDFGSSNTVLNFTLKNQSGFGTLTVTSIGISYPANTPAWLIFDRSANITVANGTTGTTVAATADRNALTTSGNYQATVTFNSNGGNISLVVSIAKPGLTSQILVTPADTLKFGSGATSLPLTVKNVGPLGTTLQWDIVSDHPTTWLPVSSIVRDNIEGQGQRVINIIVDRSNIAEGLHPGTLIFKNLTSSTNTQTIPVSMLVVKTNGEIKGTIKDQSSNGIIGATVTAVPGNYSATSTTGGLYTLNVQTGSTYTITASKSPEFVDSSITSVVVGSTSANIVLRRNFGSISGTVVDSANELAKLQGVAVIAKGKIDNVQYSANPATTDANGVYFISNLPATQNYDVTASVAAYYPKTVSNITIGQTSLMISLGKITGSISGTVTDSTSGLKVGGVNISVDGTSLSTVTSNDGSYTLSNIPLGTYKIVASKNNYFIGTTTKDTSGVTITSSAKTVNFTLVGKLPTDGMILFYPFNGNLKDRSGYGLDATGSGITVNGSDRFGGLGNGAYFDGSSNFMFRNDTSTLHTPTALSIALWIKFDKEPVAGTNFSILDKRTGTVYQYDLSYQIDNSSNKSLVFDTYADNAGSVFHQNKMQKTLSEGIWNFICVTFNGTQSIIYVNGIQSKNIVPIISLASTINNPSQGAPIYFGRDYNNKGYLKSYIDDVRIFNKALIEAEIQALYSEGNWK